TCATTAAATATACCTTTCATAATAATTTTCAATCCGTAGAAAATTAAAAACATAGCACTTAAACAAGCCACAATTCCGATTCCTAAAACCAAATAATGCCAGTTTGTATGTTGATTCATAAAAGCATTATAAATTAACGAAGGCCCAATAAATAATAATGGCAATGAACCTGATAAATATTTAATTCCTTTTCCTAACAATTCTTTATTTGTTGCCATTTTGTTTTTTGTTTCAGGTTTTGAAAGTTTCAAGTTTCAGTTTTTCTTTGTTTCAAGTGAAAACTTTGCGATCTTATCTTTGTCAAAGTTTTAAACTTTGACAAAGATTGAACAATAAACTTAGCGAACTTTGCGTAAAATCTTTGCCTCTTTGCGGTTAACTCACATTTTAAATCTCACCAAAACCCCTTTTACTTGTTATAATTATCAACAGCATTTCTCACGCTGCCGTATTTTTTTAATAATTCAGAAGCTTCTTCATATGAAACCGGAATTTCTCCCATAATCATTTTTACACCTCTATCAACCAACTTGATATTGCTTAATTGCATATCAACCATCTTATTACCTTTTACTTTCCCAAGCTGAATCATTGCTGCAGTTGAGATCATATTCAGTACTAATTTCTGAGCCGTTCCTGCTTTCATTCTGGAACTTCCGGTAATGAATTCAGGACCAACAACGACTTCAACAGGAAATTTTGCTGTAAGTGCCAAAGGACTTCCCGCATTGTTAGTAATGCATCCCGTAACAATATTATTTTTATTACAGGTTTCTAAGCCACCAATAACATAAGGCGTAGTTCCGGAAGCTGCAATACCAATTACGACATCATTTGGACCAATATTATTGGCTTGCAAATCAATCCAGGCTTGCGTTGCATTGTCTTCGGCATTTTCTACAGCACGGCGAATTGCAGTGTCACCACCGGCAATAATTCCGTTTACCAGGTCAAAAGGAACTCCAAAAGTAGGAGGACATTCAGATGCATCAACAACGCCTAAACGTCCTGATGTTCCTGCGCCGATATAAAATAATCGTCCGCCTATTTTTAATTTATCAACAACCTGAGCTACTAAAATTTCAATTTGTGGTATCGCTTTTTGGACAGCGTTAGGAACAGTTTTGTCTTCCTCGTTGATATTAATAAGCAATTCTTGAACTGACATTTTTTCTAAATGTTCGTATTTTGAAGCTTGTTCTGTGGTCTTTGTAAAGGTCATTTTTTCGTATAATTACTCTTGCCCAAAATTAATCTTTTTATCACAATTTTTAGAACCTTTTTAAAAGAACTAAAATATTATATTTGAGAAATATTAAACGATAAATGGATAGATTAGTTTTTATGGATAGCATTGCTCGCATTGCTGTTTTTGTTTCGCTGCTTTTGGCACTTTTTTTACTGACAGTAAAAACGGAGAATAAATTGGCAAACCGATTATTTGCTAGCTTTATTATTCTATCGGCGATTGATTTCAGCGGGCTTTTAGACTACACATTTCCTCAGCAATTTGTGGATTTAGAGATTTTGAGATCTACAACTTGTTTGCTCGAAATGCCTTTGATTTATCTTTATGTTTTGGCAGCTTGTTATTCAGATTTTCGATTAAAAGGGAAACATTTAATCTATACACTTCCTTTTATTGTAATGAATTTAGTTTTCATGCCCAGATTCTATTTAGAATCCGGAATTGCAAAAGAGTTGTTTATAGCAAATTATAATAAAATGTCTGAAGTGCTTTTTTTTCAGATTTTAATTGAGTTTCAATATTGGTTTTATATTGTGACTATATTTATAATTTTAAAAAAATACAGAAGAATTTATCTCGATAATTATACCAATCCAAGTACTTCTACCTATAATTGGCTTTTTCAGATGAATTGTGTTTTTGCTGTAATGCATTCTATTACGGCAATTAAAAATCTAATGCGTTATACAACTTCAAGAGATGCTTTTCTTTGGGGAAATGTTCTTATGGTAATAATGGCTTTGTGTGTAATATGCTGGTTTGTAATGAAAGCGCTAAATCATCCGGAACTTTTTAGAGGAATCAATTCGAATTTGCAATTGACAAAAGACTTTTTGCCTAAAGAAAATAAGGAGATTATTGAAGTAGAAAATAATCAGGATGAAGCTGTTTCTAATCAAATTTCAGCATTGAAAAATTATATACAGAGAAAGAACCTTATCTCGATCCGTCTCTTACTATTCAGGAATTGGCGAATCAATTTAATGTTCCTGTTCGTGATTTATCCGTTTTGATTAATCAACATATGAATCAGCATTTTTTTGATTTTGTAAATGAATATCGCATTCAAAAAGCAATGAGTATTTTAAAGAATCCTGTAAAAAATAATCTGACCGTTTTAGAAATCTTATACGAAGTAGGTTTTAATTCTAAATCATCGTTCAATACTTCCTTCAAAAAACATACAAATCTCACGCCTACAGCTTATAGAAACGCTTCATAATACTAAAATTTCAAGAGCGTTTTTTGTTGTGATACTTAATTTTATGAATTCAGGTTAAAGGAACTAAAATATTATATTTGTTTAATAATCAGAAAAATTAATGGATATAGATAGCTTTTTGAGTGTTATGGGCTGGATGTCAGTTTTTGTATCACTATTACTGGCATTCTTTTTAATCACTGTGAAAACACAAAATAAACTGGCAAACAGACTATTTGCTTTATACTTATTGTTTTTTGCAATTGACAATACCGGAATTTTTATAAGCGAGAGTTTCGTTAAAGCACATTTTAATTTGGAATTTTTCAGATGGACGACTTGTGCTTTCACACTTCCTGTTTTCTACCTTTATATAGTATCGGTTTGTTTTACTGATTTTCGATTAAAACCGAAGCATTTAGTTCATGCAATTCCATTTATAATCATAAATGCCGTTTTTGTATTCAGACTTTATTTTTTAAGTGATGTAGATAAAATGCAATTTTATGAGCATCGCAGTCAAATGCCTGAATTTTACAGTTTCCAGTTGGTTTTGGCTTTGCAAATTGTATTCTATAGTATTGCAACATTTTCAGTTTTAAAAAGATACAGAGAAATATATCAGGAAAATTATGCGAATCCTAAAACTTCGATTTTTAAATGGTTGTTTCAAATATCGGTGGTTTTCTTTACTTTATATTATTTGTCAATTGCTAAGAATGTTTTAAGATTTACTCCTTTTGAATCGCTGTGGATTTGGGCAAATGTTTTCATGCAATTTTGGGCGTTAATCGTAACGTGTTGGTTTGTATTGAAAGCGTTGAATCATCCCGAACTTTTTAGAGGAATTGATTCTAAATTGGAATTAGCAAGAGATATTCTTCCGAAAGTAAATGTTATCGAAATAAACGATTCTAAAAACGAGATAATTTCGGCGCAAATTTCGGCACTAAAACAATATATGATCGAAAAAGAACCTTTTCTGGATCCATCGCTTACAATTCAGGAACTGTCAAATCAAATTGAAATTCCGGTTCGTGATTTGTCGGTTTTGATTAATCATCATATAAATCAGCATTTTTTTGATTTTGTAAATGAATATCGCATTCAAAAAGCAATGAGTATTTTGAAAAATCCGCTAAAAAGTGACTTGACAGTTTTAGAAATTCTGTATGAAGTTGGTTTTAATTCAAAATCATCATTTAATACTTCGTTTAAAAAATATACAAATTTAACGCCAACGGCTTACCGAAACGCTTCATAATAAGTGTTTTGTAAAAAGTCGTACTTCATGTCTAATAAAGTCGAACCAATTTCCTGAGTAGAAATTGGTTCGACTTTTTTTTGTCGGTCGCGTACGCAACATTTCTAAGGCAACTTTGCTTCAAATTAATCGAACAAGTTTAAAATTAGAAATTATGAAAAAAGTTAACCTCTTTATTTTTTTACTATTGCCTCTTTTTTGTTTAGCGCAAACAACCTTTAAGTTAAATGGAAAAGTTGCCGATGAAAAAGCTCCAGTTGCCTGGGCAGATGTTGTAATCTTAAATCAAGAAGGAAAAATTATAACTGGAACTACAACAAAAGAAGACGGAAGTTTTGAATTGATGCTAAGCAAAGGATTCTGTAAAGTAAAAATAAGCCCGATTGGATATTCTGAATTTGAGAAAGATATTATGATAGAAAAAGACATCAATTTAGGTTTGATTACTTTAAAAGAAAATGTGACGAATTTGGGCGAAGTTGTTATTCAAGCTAAAAGAAATATGATTGAGCAAAAAACAGATCGTTTGGTTTATAATCTTGAAAATAATGTAACAAATGTTGGAGGCGATGCTTTGAGTGCCATAAATACGGCGCCGGGCGTTGCGGTACAAAATGATGTTATTAATATTTTAGGAAAAGGTGCTTCACGTGTAATGATCGACGGAAGAATGATCGAATTAACGGGTGAAGAACTGAATAATTATCTGAAATCTATTTCGGCAAGTGATATTAAAAATATCGAGATTATAAGTAATCCTTCGTCGAAATATGAAGCGGAAGGAACGGGCGGATTAATCAATATTATTATGAAAAAAGGAGTTAGAGATTCCTGGAAAAATACGACTACAGCTTCATACGATCAAAATAAATACGGGATTTATAATTTGAGAAATAATTTCTTTTACAATAAAAACAAGTTCCGATTTTCGGCAAGTATTAACGGAAAATCGGGTTATAGTAATCTAAAGGAAACGTTGGATATGTATTTTGCCGAAGGACCTACGAAAATGGATGTAACGACAAAATATAATCAAGAAAACCTATCTGGAAAAGTGGCTTTGGATTACGATCTTTCGGAAAAAACAAGTATTGGTTTTCAAATTTTAAGAGACAGAAGCAATCCGAATTTTGATTCAGATATTAGAATCAATAATTATAATGCTCAAAATCAATTAGAAAGTTATATCATCAATAAAAGCTTTTTGGATCGAAAAGTGGGGAATGAGACTTATAATTTGCATTTGATTACTAAACTTGATTCTCTTAATCGTAAATTATCTTTTGATGTTGATTACTTTAATTATGATTCAAAATTTGACAGAAACTTTCTTGCGAACAATTATGATGCTGATGGAACTTTTGTTGATGTAAATCAATCGGCGCGAAATTTTTCTAATCAGAATATTGATAATTTGAGTTTCAAGGCAGATATGGATCATCCGCTTGAAGCGTTGAACTTATCTTATGGCGCAAAAGCGAGTTTTACAACCAGTAAAAGTGATGTTCTTTTCTTTAATACAATTACAGGAACTCCGGTTTTAGATCCTAACCAAACGAATAAATTTAAATACACCGAAAATAATCAGGCGGTTTATATTAGCGGAAATAAAAAAATCAATGAAAAATGGGATTTTCAATTGGGATTGCGATTAGAAAATACACAAACGAATGGTTTTTCGGAAACTTTAAATCAGGAAACGGTAAACAATTATTTTAAATTATTTCCAACGTTTTATGCTTCTTATAAGAGAAATGAAGATAATAATTTTAGCTTAAACTATGGAAAAAGAATCCGCAGACCTGGTTTTTCTTTATTGAATCCGTTTAGAGTTTATATAAGCAGTAATAGTTATTCTGAAGGAAATCCGTTTTTGAAACCTTCTTTTAGTGACAATTTTGAGTTTGTACATTCTTATAAAAAAATATTGAGAACGAGTCTTTTCTTAAATTCGATTACGGATGGTTATGGCGTAATATTTACTGCAAATCCGGAAACGCTTACACAAGTTGTGTCAAGAGATAATTATTTTAAAGGTATTAATTATGGAATTGGAGAAACGTATTCAGTAAGTTTTGCAGATTGGTGGGAAAGCGAGAATTCTATTTATTTTTTAGGATCTAATATTAAGTTTATAAAAGATATTAATGCAACTCCGGCAAATGGTCTTGAAGTAGATTTTTCAACAAACAATACATTTTCATTAGGAAAAACGTCAAAATTGCAAGTAGATTTTACTTATACTTCTCCTTATAAAAGTGGTTTGTATGAAACGGGATATGTGTCGAGTTTGAATATTGGTTATAAACAAGATTTGCTAAATAAATCATTACAAATTGCTTTTCTATTAAATGATATTTTTAATACATCTTATTTAAAAAATGATGTTTCGATTGTAAATGGTGTGAAGCAGGTTTATAGCCAAAATGAAAGTAACCGATTTGCGCGCGTATCTGTAGTTTATAATTTTGGAAACAAAAAAATCAATGTTAGCCAACGTACTTCTGGAAATGAAGAAGAGAAAAATAGAGCTAGATAATTAGATAATTTGTCAATTAGAAAATTAGATAATTGTAAATAAAACAAGTAGAAAGCTCTCGCAACTACTTGTTTTATTTCGCATTTTTGTCATTTCGAGGAACGAGAAATCTTCACAAGAAACTAACACAAAGTATTTTCCTGAATTGTCGAGCTACTTGCGAAGATTTCTCGTTCCTCGAAATGACAAGTTTGTGGGGATGATTACGAAGAATGGATTAATTCGTTTAAACTTACAGAAAGTCACGCCCAACTTATAATAAGAATGCCAATAAAATTCCAAGAACTATCATTGAAACTTTGGCAATATTGAATTTATGTCCTTCGCTGCTTTCGAAAATAATTGTTGATGAAATATGGAATAAAATTCCAATTACGATCGCCGTTATTTGGGTATAATATTCGTTTAGAAAAGGTAAATATTCGGAAGCAATTGTACCTAAAGGCGTCATGATTGCAAATGTAAGCATGAAAATAAAAATGGCTTTTTTATCCAGATTTGCATTTATGAAAAAAGTGGTTAGAATCACGGCGATTGGCAAGTGATGAATCGCAATTCCTACTGCTAAATCGTGGTGATGACTAACGGGAAAACCTTCTAAAAAGGCGTGAATACACAAGCTGATAAAAAGCAACCATGGAATTTGAGACATTTGCGCATGTCCGTGAACGTGTCCATGTTCGGCTCCTTTTGAGAAAAATTCTAATATGATCTGGAACAAAATTCCGACCATAATAAATAAGCCAATATTGTGATTGTGTGATTCGTAAACTTCCGGCAATAAATGCATTACGGTTAACGATAGTAAAAATGAACCGCTAAATGCTAATAATAATTTTAGATTGGTTTTGTTTTTAGGTTTTAAAAACAAAGCCACAATATATCCTAAAAGTACAGAAATTAAGGGTAATAAATAACTCATTTTTTATTGTTTAATCGTTTTTTAATTGTTTAATCGTTGATTTGTTTAATCGGTTAAACGGTTAAACAATTTAACGATTTACCAGTTACTTAAAAATCATGATTAATCGTTCGCTTTCTAATTTGTGAAACTTTTTTAGTTTGTAGTCTCCAAAAATATCGAGCAGAAAAATACCGGCTTCGGCCATTAATTCTTCAAAGTCTTTTAATGTCAGGGCTTTTACTTTTTCGGTAAAATGATAAGTTTGGCCTTGATCTTCAAAGTCTATTTCTTTAAAAATATGCCCATCTTCAACATATCTTTTAATTTTAAAATCGATTCCTTCTACGGTTTTTACTTCTTCAGGCACTAAAGTTTCGATTACCTGATTTACATTCATGAAATCAATTACGGCAAAACCATATTCAGACAAGCTTTCTTTGATTGCTTTTAAGGTTGTTAAGTTGTCATCGTCACTTTCGAAATATCCGAAACTGGTAAACAAATTAAAAATAGCATCAAATTTTTCTTCGAATGGCTCGCGCATATCGTGCACTTTAAAATGCAGGGTTTCGTTACTGTTTTTACTGGCTTCGGCGATACTGTTTTCAGACAAATCAGCGCCTAAAACGTTAAAACCTAATTGGTTTAAGTAAATCGAATGACGCCCTTTTCCGCAAGCTAAGTCAAGTACTTTTGCTTTTTCGGGAAGGTTTAGATAATGCGTAAGATTATCCATAAAAATCTGCGCTTCTCTGTAATTTCGGTCTTTATAAAGAATGTGATAATACGGAGTATCAAACCATGATGTGAACCAGTTTTGAGTGTTACGCTCCTGATTTGGTGTTGATGAGTTTGGTGCTTCAGACATTTATTCTATTTCAATTAATTCAAAGTACCGCAAATTTAGTGTATTTTTGCCGAAAAATAACTATTTCGTGACGATACCTGAATAATCAGATGTGTGTTTGCGATCGGAGTTTTTTTTAATACAAAAATAAAGATGGAAGAAAATTTTAGAATGATTGCCAAATGTTTTTTTGGTTTTGAAGAAATATTAGAGAAGGAATTAAGAGATCTTGGCGCTCAGGATGTCGAAAAAGGAGTGAGAATGGTGAGCTTTAAAGGTGATAAAGGCTTTATGTACAAAGCCAATTTGTCTTTGCGTACCGCTCTTAAAGTTTTAAAACCTATTTACTCGTTCAGAGCTAATAATGAACAAGCATTATACAAAGGAATTTCCGGCGTTAACTGGTCTAAATTATTAAACGCAAACCAGACTTTTGTAATTCATGCGACGGTACATTCGACTTATTTTAATCACTCAGAATTTGTTTCTCAAAAATGTAAAGATGCGATTGTAGATCAATTTAGAGAAAGAACTGGACAACGTCCAAGTATTGATAAAGCGTTTCCGGATTTGCGAATCAACATTCATATTGACAAAGATCAGGTTTCGGTTGCATTAGATACTTCAGGAAATTCATTGCACCAACGTGGTTACAGAACTGCAACGAATATTGCGCCAATTAACGAAGTTTTGGCTGCAGGAATCTTATTATTATCGGGTTGGGAAGGACAAAGTCACTTTTTGGATCCAATGTGTGGTTCGGGAACTTTCCTTGCAGAAGCTGCGATGATTGCTTGTAATATTCCGGCAAATATCAACAGAAAAGAATTTGCATTCGAAAAATGGAAAGATTGGGATAATGATTTATTCGATCAGATTGTAAACAGTTTGATGAAAAAAACAAAGGAATTCCACTATACTATAAAAGGTTTTGATAAAGCGCCAAGTGCTGTAAATAAAGCCAAAGACAATATCAGAAATGCCAATTTGGAGGATTATGTTACGATTTCTGAAAACAACTTTTTCGACACTGAAAAAGAAGTAGAAGGAAAGTTACATATGGTTTTTAATCCGCCTTATGATGAGCGTTTGGATATTCATATGGAAGAATTCTACAAAAATATTGGCGATACTTTAAAGAAAAGTTACCCGGGAACAAACGCTTGGTTTATTACCGCAAATCTTGAAGCCTTGAAATTTGTGGGACTAAAACCATCAAGAAAAATCAAACTTTTTAACGCAAGCCTTGAAGCACGTTTGGTAAAATACGAAATGTACGAAGGTAGTAAGAGAACGAAATTTCAGATCTCAGAATAGGTACAAAGGTTCAGAGTTTCTAAGATGCTAAGGTGCTAAGTTTTAAAATTAGTACGTGAAGTTTATAATAAACAATTTAAGGTTCAGTAAAAATAAGTTTCTAAATAAAATCTCAGGAACTTAGATTCTCAGAACCTTAGTAACTCAAAAAGAAAATGTCAAAACTACAAGTAAGAGCTTTTTTATACCAATTAGGATGTTTCGCAATTTTGTTTATTGCAGGAAGATTCGTGGTTGCATCATATACTCAATTAACAGGTCTTTGGATTCCGGTGACGGCATTTATAGTGGCGACATTGATTTCGCCTAAATTCCAGGCGGTAAGAACCAAAGATGGCGAGAAATTGTTTATGAAATGGATTTTTATAAAAGGAATTAGAGAAATTGGATAACTAAAAATGATTTTTGTATGAAGATAATTGGACTTATAGGCGGAATTAGCTGGGTTTCTACAGCAGATTATTACAAACTTATAAATTAAGGTGTCAACGAGAAAATGGGAGGACTTAACTTCTCAGAATGTTTGATTTATTCATTCAATTATGCCGATATCAAGAAGAATAATGATGCCAATGATTGGGATCGTACTTTTGAAATGCTTTTTAAAGGTTGCCAATTCTTAAAATCGGGTGGAGCGGAAGCAATTGTTTTATGCGCCAATACAATGCATCTTATTGCTGATAAATTGGAAGCTGCAATTGATTTACCCGTTATTCATATTGCAACAGAAACTGCTATTGAAATCGAGAAGCAAAAACTTAAAAAAGTAGCGTTATTGGGAACTAAGTTTACAATGGAACTTGATTTTTTTAAAAACAAACTAATCAATAAAGGCATTGAAGCAATTATTCCGGAAAATAGTGACGATAGAGATTTTGTACACACTGCAATCTTCGAAGAATTAGGAAAAGGTATTGTTACTGATGAAACTAAAAAACGTATTCTTAAGATTTCAAATGAATTGATAGAAAATGGAGCAGAAGGAATTATTCTGGGTTGTACAGAACTTCCTTTGGTTATAAAACCTGAAGACGTTTCAGTTCCAATTTTTGATACTACTTTAATACATTCAAATGCTGCAATAGCTTTTCAATTGTCTTAAGAAAATCAATATATAGATATAAAAAAAGAGTCCCAAATTCAAAATTTGGGACTCTTTTTATTTTAGAAGAAAACCTAATTATTTCTTTTTAGGAATTTCTTTTACAGTTTCTGGTACAATTACTTTTTTCTTGTATAAAGGAATAAAATAAGAAACAGTATAGTTGAATCCTACTCCAAAACTTCCGTCATAAGTTCTGTTGAAACCAGGAATATAAAGATTGTCAAAACCACTTGGTTTATTGTTCATAACTAAAAGTTTTAGTTGAACTCCAAAACCAACAAATACATTGTTAAACACTTTTGCTTTTATTCCTAATGCCACTTCCAGCCATCCAGCTGTTAAACCATTAAATTTTTCACCAGAAACAATTGAGGGTTGTTGTCCCCAATACGGATTTGGATTGTAGATTTTGTAACTATTTAATTGTTGACTAAAACTACTAAATCCTCCACGTAAACCTATTGTAATCAGGTTTTCCATGTCAAGCCAGTTTTGATACGTATTGTAGTCAAAACCTCCTTTTATATAAGTTCCCGTTGCTGTTGAGTTTAATCTGTCGTCATCAGTGGTTTTATCTTCAAAACCAAGTTCAGCCGCTAAATAGTATTTTTTCGTCAAGCGAAAATCTCCCACAAATTCAACACCTTTATAATCTTTGTCATAAAAACCGCGGGTCAATTTATATAAATCAACACCTACGCGCAAACCATAACGATCTGTTTTTGGAATACTATCGGTTTTAGTTTCCTGAATTGCCGGTTTTACTGGTTTTGCAGGTTCTGTTTTTGGTTTTAGTTTTGGCTTTTCCTGAACAATTTCTTTGGTTGCTGTAGCAGGCGTTTCTTGGGCCTGAACCAAAAACATTGAAAGCAAAAGGCAAAAACTAAAAGTATATTTTAATGTGTGTCTCATTTTCAGATTCAATGTTATATTGTTCTACATTAATTACTCTCATCCAGGCTCCGTCTGTTCCGGGATTTAGTAGAAAAGGTTGTGATGGAGGTGCCGTAACAAAAGGATTTAATGTAAAAGTTGTTTTAAAACCACATGCTCTTGATACATATACATCTTTGTGCGTAT
This genomic window from Flavobacterium sp. 9 contains:
- a CDS encoding class I SAM-dependent RNA methyltransferase — translated: MEENFRMIAKCFFGFEEILEKELRDLGAQDVEKGVRMVSFKGDKGFMYKANLSLRTALKVLKPIYSFRANNEQALYKGISGVNWSKLLNANQTFVIHATVHSTYFNHSEFVSQKCKDAIVDQFRERTGQRPSIDKAFPDLRINIHIDKDQVSVALDTSGNSLHQRGYRTATNIAPINEVLAAGILLLSGWEGQSHFLDPMCGSGTFLAEAAMIACNIPANINRKEFAFEKWKDWDNDLFDQIVNSLMKKTKEFHYTIKGFDKAPSAVNKAKDNIRNANLEDYVTISENNFFDTEKEVEGKLHMVFNPPYDERLDIHMEEFYKNIGDTLKKSYPGTNAWFITANLEALKFVGLKPSRKIKLFNASLEARLVKYEMYEGSKRTKFQISE
- the murQ gene encoding N-acetylmuramic acid 6-phosphate etherase, whose protein sequence is MTFTKTTEQASKYEHLEKMSVQELLININEEDKTVPNAVQKAIPQIEILVAQVVDKLKIGGRLFYIGAGTSGRLGVVDASECPPTFGVPFDLVNGIIAGGDTAIRRAVENAEDNATQAWIDLQANNIGPNDVVIGIAASGTTPYVIGGLETCNKNNIVTGCITNNAGSPLALTAKFPVEVVVGPEFITGSSRMKAGTAQKLVLNMISTAAMIQLGKVKGNKMVDMQLSNIKLVDRGVKMIMGEIPVSYEEASELLKKYGSVRNAVDNYNK
- a CDS encoding DUF6095 family protein; amino-acid sequence: MATNKELLGKGIKYLSGSLPLLFIGPSLIYNAFMNQHTNWHYLVLGIGIVACLSAMFLIFYGLKIIMKGIFND
- a CDS encoding AraC family transcriptional regulator; its protein translation is MDIDSFLSVMGWMSVFVSLLLAFFLITVKTQNKLANRLFALYLLFFAIDNTGIFISESFVKAHFNLEFFRWTTCAFTLPVFYLYIVSVCFTDFRLKPKHLVHAIPFIIINAVFVFRLYFLSDVDKMQFYEHRSQMPEFYSFQLVLALQIVFYSIATFSVLKRYREIYQENYANPKTSIFKWLFQISVVFFTLYYLSIAKNVLRFTPFESLWIWANVFMQFWALIVTCWFVLKALNHPELFRGIDSKLELARDILPKVNVIEINDSKNEIISAQISALKQYMIEKEPFLDPSLTIQELSNQIEIPVRDLSVLINHHINQHFFDFVNEYRIQKAMSILKNPLKSDLTVLEILYEVGFNSKSSFNTSFKKYTNLTPTAYRNAS
- a CDS encoding AraC family transcriptional regulator: MNQHFFDFVNEYRIQKAMSILKNPVKNNLTVLEILYEVGFNSKSSFNTSFKKHTNLTPTAYRNAS
- a CDS encoding aspartate/glutamate racemase family protein, whose amino-acid sequence is MGGLNFSECLIYSFNYADIKKNNDANDWDRTFEMLFKGCQFLKSGGAEAIVLCANTMHLIADKLEAAIDLPVIHIATETAIEIEKQKLKKVALLGTKFTMELDFFKNKLINKGIEAIIPENSDDRDFVHTAIFEELGKGIVTDETKKRILKISNELIENGAEGIILGCTELPLVIKPEDVSVPIFDTTLIHSNAAIAFQLS
- a CDS encoding DUF6048 family protein, which produces MRHTLKYTFSFCLLLSMFLVQAQETPATATKEIVQEKPKLKPKTEPAKPVKPAIQETKTDSIPKTDRYGLRVGVDLYKLTRGFYDKDYKGVEFVGDFRLTKKYYLAAELGFEDKTTDDDRLNSTATGTYIKGGFDYNTYQNWLDMENLITIGLRGGFSSFSQQLNSYKIYNPNPYWGQQPSIVSGEKFNGLTAGWLEVALGIKAKVFNNVFVGFGVQLKLLVMNNKPSGFDNLYIPGFNRTYDGSFGVGFNYTVSYFIPLYKKKVIVPETVKEIPKKK
- a CDS encoding AraC family transcriptional regulator, whose amino-acid sequence is MDRLVFMDSIARIAVFVSLLLALFLLTVKTENKLANRLFASFIILSAIDFSGLLDYTFPQQFVDLEILRSTTCLLEMPLIYLYVLAACYSDFRLKGKHLIYTLPFIVMNLVFMPRFYLESGIAKELFIANYNKMSEVLFFQILIEFQYWFYIVTIFIILKKYRRIYLDNYTNPSTSTYNWLFQMNCVFAVMHSITAIKNLMRYTTSRDAFLWGNVLMVIMALCVICWFVMKALNHPELFRGINSNLQLTKDFLPKENKEIIEVENNQDEAVSNQISALKNYIQRKNLISIRLLLFRNWRINLMFLFVIYPF
- a CDS encoding outer membrane beta-barrel family protein codes for the protein MKKVNLFIFLLLPLFCLAQTTFKLNGKVADEKAPVAWADVVILNQEGKIITGTTTKEDGSFELMLSKGFCKVKISPIGYSEFEKDIMIEKDINLGLITLKENVTNLGEVVIQAKRNMIEQKTDRLVYNLENNVTNVGGDALSAINTAPGVAVQNDVINILGKGASRVMIDGRMIELTGEELNNYLKSISASDIKNIEIISNPSSKYEAEGTGGLINIIMKKGVRDSWKNTTTASYDQNKYGIYNLRNNFFYNKNKFRFSASINGKSGYSNLKETLDMYFAEGPTKMDVTTKYNQENLSGKVALDYDLSEKTSIGFQILRDRSNPNFDSDIRINNYNAQNQLESYIINKSFLDRKVGNETYNLHLITKLDSLNRKLSFDVDYFNYDSKFDRNFLANNYDADGTFVDVNQSARNFSNQNIDNLSFKADMDHPLEALNLSYGAKASFTTSKSDVLFFNTITGTPVLDPNQTNKFKYTENNQAVYISGNKKINEKWDFQLGLRLENTQTNGFSETLNQETVNNYFKLFPTFYASYKRNEDNNFSLNYGKRIRRPGFSLLNPFRVYISSNSYSEGNPFLKPSFSDNFEFVHSYKKILRTSLFLNSITDGYGVIFTANPETLTQVVSRDNYFKGINYGIGETYSVSFADWWESENSIYFLGSNIKFIKDINATPANGLEVDFSTNNTFSLGKTSKLQVDFTYTSPYKSGLYETGYVSSLNIGYKQDLLNKSLQIAFLLNDIFNTSYLKNDVSIVNGVKQVYSQNESNRFARVSVVYNFGNKKINVSQRTSGNEEEKNRAR
- a CDS encoding bifunctional 2-polyprenyl-6-hydroxyphenol methylase/3-demethylubiquinol 3-O-methyltransferase UbiG, which produces MSEAPNSSTPNQERNTQNWFTSWFDTPYYHILYKDRNYREAQIFMDNLTHYLNLPEKAKVLDLACGKGRHSIYLNQLGFNVLGADLSENSIAEASKNSNETLHFKVHDMREPFEEKFDAIFNLFTSFGYFESDDDNLTTLKAIKESLSEYGFAVIDFMNVNQVIETLVPEEVKTVEGIDFKIKRYVEDGHIFKEIDFEDQGQTYHFTEKVKALTLKDFEELMAEAGIFLLDIFGDYKLKKFHKLESERLIMIFK
- a CDS encoding ZIP family metal transporter, which codes for MSYLLPLISVLLGYIVALFLKPKNKTNLKLLLAFSGSFLLSLTVMHLLPEVYESHNHNIGLFIMVGILFQIILEFFSKGAEHGHVHGHAQMSQIPWLLFISLCIHAFLEGFPVSHHHDLAVGIAIHHLPIAVILTTFFINANLDKKAIFIFMLTFAIMTPLGTIASEYLPFLNEYYTQITAIVIGILFHISSTIIFESSEGHKFNIAKVSMIVLGILLAFLL